Proteins co-encoded in one Dendropsophus ebraccatus isolate aDenEbr1 chromosome 9, aDenEbr1.pat, whole genome shotgun sequence genomic window:
- the LOC138801774 gene encoding gamma-crystallin 1-like: MTEYSSNNTPTSKMVKIIFYEGKNFQGRSHECNSDSSDLSSYFNRCNSIRVENGNWILYEHPNFRGHQYFLRKGEYPDFQQWMGYNDSIRSCRITPQHRGPFRIRVYEKDDFRGQMMEFTEDCPHVYEQFHYNNIHSCHVDDGYWMFYEEPNYRGRQYYLRPGEYRRYSDWGAANPRIGSFRRVQHLY; encoded by the exons ATGACAGAGTACAGCTCCAATAACACTCCTACGTCTAAGATGGTTAAG ATAATCTTCTACGAAGGCAAAAATTTTCAGGGACGCTCTCATGAGTGCAACTCTGACTCCTCTGATCTTTCCTCATACTTCAATCGTTGTAATTCTATCCGAGTTGAGAATGGAAACTGGATCCTGTATGAACATCCCAACTTCAGAGGACACCAATACTTCCTTAGGAAAGGAGAATACCCTGACTTCCAGCAATGGATGGGCTACAATGACTCCATCAGATCCTGCCGTATAACTCCACAG CATCGTGGACCATTCAGGATTAGAGTGTATGAGAAAGATGATTTCAGAGGTCAAATGATGGAGTTTACTGAGGATTGTCCTCATGTCTATGAACAATTCCACTACAATAACATTCACTCCTGCCACGTAGATGATGGATATTGGATGTTCTATGAGGAGCCCAACTACAGGGGACGCCAGTATTACCTGAGACCTGGAGAATACAGGAGATACAGTGACTGGGGAGCTGCTAATCCCAGAATTGGTTCTTTCAGACGAGTTCAGCATCTGTATTGA